The Candidatus Manganitrophus noduliformans genome includes a window with the following:
- the ccsA gene encoding cytochrome c biogenesis protein CcsA: MLNVLFFKVTLLFYFLGTTFFLFNLWGRKGERLPKKPIFGNSETDSATGSFADASWSQKLAVVVTGAGFIFHTLALVAQIREAGYIPFTNLHEAISFFSWAIVLAFFLVEFRYGIDILGSFILPLAFLSLVSAAALPDEIRTLDPTLKTIWFGIHTTLSLLGIVAFAIAFIAGIMYLLQESFLKSKQFSPLYYKLPSLDLLDEWNKKAILLGFPLLTLGIISGALWAQYSIGSFWIQNNPKQALSLGTWLFYLMVLHGRITIGWRAKKAAHLAIIGFVGVVFIFVTLA; this comes from the coding sequence ATGCTAAATGTTTTATTTTTTAAAGTCACCCTCCTTTTTTATTTCCTCGGCACCACCTTTTTCTTGTTTAACCTCTGGGGTCGAAAAGGAGAACGCCTCCCCAAAAAACCGATTTTCGGAAACTCGGAAACCGATTCCGCGACCGGATCGTTTGCCGATGCTTCCTGGAGTCAAAAGCTGGCCGTCGTGGTGACAGGCGCCGGGTTTATCTTCCACACCCTTGCCCTGGTCGCCCAAATCAGGGAGGCCGGGTACATCCCCTTCACCAACCTCCATGAAGCCATTTCCTTTTTTTCCTGGGCGATCGTTCTCGCTTTTTTCCTGGTGGAGTTCCGCTACGGGATCGACATCCTCGGATCTTTTATCCTCCCGCTCGCCTTTCTCTCCCTGGTCTCGGCGGCGGCCCTTCCGGATGAAATCCGCACCCTCGACCCGACGCTGAAGACCATCTGGTTCGGCATCCATACCACCCTTTCTCTGCTCGGCATCGTCGCCTTCGCGATTGCATTCATCGCCGGAATTATGTATCTTCTCCAGGAAAGTTTCCTGAAATCGAAACAATTCAGTCCGCTTTATTATAAGCTCCCCTCCCTCGATCTGCTCGACGAGTGGAACAAGAAAGCCATCCTGCTCGGATTTCCGCTTCTGACCCTCGGCATTATTTCGGGAGCGCTCTGGGCGCAGTATTCGATCGGTTCGTTTTGGATCCAGAACAATCCAAAACAGGCGCTTTCTTTGGGAACCTGGCTTTTTTACTTGATGGTCCTCCACGGCCGGATTACGATTGGATGGAGGGCGAAGAAAGCGGCCCACCTCGCCATCATCGGCTTTGTGGGGGTCGTTTTTATTTTCGTCACCCTGGCTTAA
- the rplM gene encoding 50S ribosomal protein L13 produces the protein MKTTAVKESDIQRKWFVVDADGKVLGRMATQVAAVLRGKHKPVFTPNQDLGDHVVVINAAKVVLTAGKAVKKKYYHHSGYMRGGLKETNAEKMLREKPERLVTYAIAGMLPKTKLGKAMAKKLKVYAGPDHPHQAQQPQAFAVKEKERGS, from the coding sequence ATGAAAACAACGGCAGTGAAAGAGTCCGATATTCAGAGAAAGTGGTTCGTCGTTGATGCGGACGGCAAGGTCTTGGGTCGCATGGCGACGCAAGTTGCGGCGGTTCTTCGTGGAAAGCATAAGCCGGTTTTTACTCCCAACCAGGACCTCGGAGATCATGTGGTCGTCATCAACGCGGCGAAGGTTGTTTTGACCGCCGGCAAAGCGGTCAAAAAGAAATATTATCACCACAGCGGTTATATGCGGGGGGGACTGAAGGAGACAAACGCGGAGAAGATGCTGCGGGAGAAGCCGGAACGGCTTGTCACCTACGCGATTGCCGGAATGCTCCCGAAGACCAAGCTTGGCAAGGCGATGGCGAAGAAATTGAAAGTCTATGCCGGGCCCGACCATCCGCACCAGGCGCAGCAACCACAAGCTTTTGCAGTAAAAGAAAAAGAAAGGGGTTCATGA
- the tsf gene encoding translation elongation factor Ts — MSAVDTIKELREKTGAGIMDCKAALAQSQGDLSKAIDYLRQKGLATAAKKAGRETREGSIGSYIHFGGKIGVLVEVSCETDFVARNPEFQEFVRDIAMQIAGSTPPPQYIRREEVPAEVIEKERNIYIAQARETKKPEGVIAKIAEGKLEKFFEEICLLEQPFIKDPQTKIKDLLAQKIAKVGENMHIRRFTRYQLGEGEA; from the coding sequence ATGTCGGCAGTCGATACGATTAAAGAGTTACGCGAGAAGACAGGGGCCGGTATTATGGATTGCAAGGCCGCCCTGGCGCAGTCGCAAGGGGACCTCTCCAAGGCGATTGATTATCTCCGGCAGAAAGGGCTTGCGACCGCCGCCAAAAAAGCGGGGCGGGAGACGCGCGAAGGGAGCATCGGCTCCTACATCCACTTCGGCGGAAAAATCGGCGTTTTGGTCGAGGTGAGCTGCGAGACCGATTTCGTCGCGCGAAATCCGGAGTTCCAGGAGTTCGTTCGAGATATCGCGATGCAGATCGCCGGCTCGACCCCCCCGCCTCAGTATATCCGGCGCGAGGAGGTTCCCGCGGAGGTGATCGAGAAGGAGCGGAACATCTATATCGCTCAGGCGCGTGAGACGAAAAAGCCGGAGGGGGTGATCGCTAAAATCGCCGAAGGAAAACTCGAGAAGTTTTTTGAGGAGATCTGCCTGCTGGAGCAGCCGTTCATCAAAGATCCTCAGACCAAGATCAAAGATCTATTGGCACAGAAGATTGCGAAGGTCGGGGAGAACATGCACATCCGACGGTTTACGCGATATCAGTTGGGTGAAGGGGAGGCTTAG
- the rpsB gene encoding 30S ribosomal protein S2, with protein MTEMRELLEAGVHFGHQTNRWNPKMAKYIFGERNDIYIIDLQKTVKKFAEATDFVRDLVAHGETILFVGTKRQAQEIVEAETKRCGMFYVNHRWLGGMLTNFATIRKSIEKLKKFESAREDGTHERLPKKEVLQMEKEREHLEWNLGGIKDMRNLPAAIFVIDTMKERTAVLEANRLGIPVIAIVDTNCDPDEIDYVIPGNDDAIRAIRLITSRMADAVLEGRRIREKTQTERPASASQQEVKPEPVMAAAEGEPGASAS; from the coding sequence ATGACTGAAATGAGAGAATTACTTGAAGCGGGTGTTCATTTTGGACACCAAACCAATCGTTGGAATCCGAAGATGGCCAAATATATCTTCGGGGAGAGAAATGATATTTATATCATCGATCTTCAGAAAACCGTTAAGAAGTTCGCGGAAGCGACCGATTTCGTCCGAGACCTTGTGGCGCATGGAGAGACGATCCTCTTCGTCGGAACGAAGCGGCAGGCGCAGGAGATCGTGGAGGCCGAGACGAAGCGGTGCGGCATGTTTTATGTGAACCATCGGTGGCTGGGGGGGATGCTGACCAATTTCGCCACCATCCGGAAGAGTATTGAAAAGTTAAAAAAGTTCGAATCGGCGCGCGAAGACGGGACCCATGAGCGGCTGCCGAAAAAAGAAGTGCTCCAGATGGAGAAAGAGCGGGAGCACCTCGAGTGGAATCTCGGCGGAATCAAGGATATGCGGAACCTTCCGGCGGCGATCTTCGTGATCGATACGATGAAAGAGCGAACCGCCGTGTTAGAGGCGAACCGGCTGGGGATCCCGGTCATCGCCATTGTCGATACGAATTGTGATCCCGATGAGATCGATTATGTCATCCCGGGCAACGACGATGCGATCCGTGCGATTCGTTTGATCACCAGCCGGATGGCCGATGCGGTCTTGGAGGGTCGGCGTATTCGGGAGAAGACGCAGACCGAGCGGCCGGCTTCCGCTTCCCAGCAAGAGGTGAAGCCGGAACCGGTGATGGCCGCGGCGGAGGGAGAGCCGGGAGCGTCTGCCTCGTAA
- the argC gene encoding N-acetyl-gamma-glutamyl-phosphate reductase gives MTLKVAIAGATGYTGGELLRLLSQHPHVEVVSATSEQSAGEPLVHRLPSLKGYYDLTLESFDPKKIAEKADLVFLALSHTKAMEPARQLIDLGKRVIDLSADFRLRSAPLYERWYQLPHSRPELLKEAVYGLTEVYRSEIAKSHLIANPGCYPTGALLLLYPFLKAGCIDPSREIIIDSKSGISGAGRTPSAKAHFTEVNEGMAAYNVGVHRHLPEIEQEIRRIGQQKMTALFTPYLLPVNRGILTTIYLPLNEKFTQKKIDSVLDLYRGEPFIRRFDGAPNLSQIRGSNFCDIGAFATPSGRTAILMSAIDNLVKGASGQAIQNMNVMMGWDERLGLMSPGIFP, from the coding sequence ATGACCCTCAAAGTCGCCATCGCCGGCGCCACCGGTTATACGGGGGGAGAATTGCTCCGGCTTCTCTCTCAACACCCCCATGTCGAGGTGGTCAGTGCGACCTCCGAGCAGTCGGCCGGAGAGCCGCTCGTTCATCGGCTCCCCTCGTTAAAAGGGTATTACGACCTGACGCTGGAATCCTTTGATCCGAAGAAGATCGCCGAAAAGGCCGATCTGGTCTTCCTCGCTCTCTCCCACACAAAAGCAATGGAACCGGCGCGGCAGCTCATCGATCTCGGCAAAAGGGTGATCGACCTCTCCGCTGATTTTCGCCTCCGATCTGCCCCGCTGTATGAGCGCTGGTACCAGTTGCCCCACTCCCGCCCCGAGCTCTTGAAGGAGGCGGTGTACGGTCTGACCGAGGTCTACCGAAGCGAGATCGCAAAAAGCCATCTCATCGCGAATCCCGGCTGTTATCCGACCGGGGCGCTGCTGCTCCTCTATCCCTTTTTAAAGGCCGGGTGCATCGATCCAAGCCGGGAGATCATCATCGATTCGAAGTCGGGAATCTCGGGGGCGGGACGGACTCCCTCCGCAAAGGCCCACTTTACCGAGGTCAACGAAGGAATGGCGGCGTACAACGTCGGTGTTCACCGACATCTCCCTGAGATCGAACAGGAGATTCGGCGGATCGGCCAACAGAAGATGACCGCTCTCTTCACCCCGTACCTTCTCCCGGTCAACCGGGGGATATTGACGACGATCTATCTTCCGTTAAACGAAAAGTTCACACAGAAGAAGATCGATTCGGTTTTGGACCTCTATCGGGGCGAGCCCTTTATCCGGAGGTTCGACGGCGCGCCGAACCTGAGTCAGATTCGCGGATCGAACTTTTGCGACATCGGCGCCTTTGCGACCCCCTCCGGTCGGACGGCAATCCTCATGTCGGCGATCGATAACCTGGTCAAAGGGGCGTCGGGACAAGCGATTCAGAATATGAATGTCATGATGGGATGGGACGAGCGGCTTGGCCTGATGTCGCCGGGGATCTTCCCCTAA
- a CDS encoding bifunctional nuclease family protein codes for MLVQMKVRGLMFDPYNNAYIIILRDEENTEVLPIWVGKPEANAISLALEGVFTPRPMTHDLIKNVLDSLDAKIISIVVTDLKENTYFSKIHLMYGDSEFTIDSRPSDAIALALRVDAPIFATEGVIKKQSSEELDRWLENLRPEDFGKYDT; via the coding sequence ATGTTGGTCCAGATGAAGGTGCGGGGTCTCATGTTTGACCCCTATAATAATGCCTATATTATTATTCTTCGAGACGAAGAGAATACCGAAGTGTTGCCGATTTGGGTCGGAAAGCCGGAGGCCAACGCCATCAGCCTGGCGTTGGAAGGGGTGTTTACCCCCCGCCCGATGACCCACGACCTCATCAAAAATGTCTTGGATTCCCTCGATGCGAAGATCATCAGCATCGTTGTAACCGACCTAAAAGAGAATACCTATTTTTCAAAAATTCATCTCATGTACGGCGATTCTGAATTCACGATCGACTCCCGGCCCAGCGATGCCATTGCCCTGGCGCTTCGCGTCGATGCCCCGATCTTTGCGACCGAAGGGGTCATCAAAAAGCAGAGTTCCGAGGAATTGGACCGCTGGCTGGAGAATCTCCGGCCTGAAGATTTCGGGAAGTACGACACCTAA
- a CDS encoding ligand-binding sensor domain-containing protein, protein MNRGIGLPLLLAFLILSLISCRRDPNQVNPKPTLPQAAPVTEERKVAPSFPPGVPPHGRGGPYLLTGSFSTGEGSYVRSLLADGDFLWVGTSEGIIKVARRTGEALGTYTTADGLKSPYIFTMKKDPRGVHWFGTNNGGISRFDGKDWKTYLPSDGLADFWVYGIDFAADGTTWIATWNGVSRFDGTTFKNYNTKDGLADRWVYALAIDRDQSVWFGTEGGVSRLDPQGNWKTWRHEDGLGAPNKLGLTRSENTGFGTLSKSEMDDYKHRHDLSILDPGGNETYNENYVFSMAIDRDGNKWFGTWGGGAARFDGATWKNYTTDDGLAGNIVYAITVDPADGAIWFGTNHGVSRFDGREWMNLTPREGLTNEHVYAIAIDADRHLWLGEKGGVDEWTPKMQGRMN, encoded by the coding sequence ATGAACCGGGGCATCGGACTTCCCCTGTTGCTCGCCTTTCTGATTCTCTCCCTTATCAGCTGTCGACGCGATCCCAATCAGGTCAACCCAAAACCGACTCTTCCGCAGGCGGCCCCTGTTACGGAAGAGCGGAAAGTCGCTCCGTCGTTTCCTCCGGGAGTTCCGCCGCATGGAAGGGGCGGCCCCTACCTTTTGACGGGGAGTTTCAGCACCGGTGAAGGAAGTTACGTCCGCTCGCTTCTGGCGGACGGTGATTTTCTCTGGGTCGGGACCTCCGAAGGGATCATCAAGGTCGCCCGGCGCACCGGAGAAGCCCTTGGAACCTACACGACGGCGGATGGATTGAAGAGCCCCTATATCTTCACGATGAAGAAAGACCCGAGGGGGGTTCACTGGTTCGGGACCAACAATGGGGGAATCAGCCGCTTTGACGGGAAAGATTGGAAGACCTACCTTCCCTCCGACGGCCTCGCCGACTTCTGGGTCTACGGAATCGACTTCGCCGCGGACGGGACGACCTGGATCGCCACCTGGAACGGGGTCAGCCGGTTTGATGGAACCACGTTCAAAAATTACAACACCAAAGACGGCTTGGCCGATCGATGGGTCTATGCGTTGGCGATCGATCGGGACCAATCGGTCTGGTTCGGAACGGAGGGAGGGGTCAGCCGCCTCGACCCGCAAGGAAACTGGAAGACATGGCGCCACGAGGATGGTCTCGGGGCGCCCAATAAGCTGGGACTGACCCGGAGCGAGAACACCGGTTTCGGCACCCTCTCCAAATCGGAGATGGACGACTACAAACACCGGCACGACCTCTCGATCCTCGATCCGGGCGGCAACGAAACCTACAATGAAAATTATGTCTTCTCGATGGCAATCGACCGCGACGGGAACAAATGGTTCGGAACGTGGGGAGGGGGCGCCGCCCGCTTCGACGGCGCGACCTGGAAGAACTACACGACGGATGACGGTCTCGCCGGCAACATCGTTTATGCGATCACGGTCGATCCGGCCGACGGGGCGATCTGGTTCGGGACCAACCACGGCGTCTCCCGCTTCGACGGCCGAGAGTGGATGAACCTTACCCCCCGCGAGGGGCTGACGAACGAACATGTTTATGCGATCGCCATCGATGCCGACCGGCACCTCTGGCTGGGAGAAAAGGGGGGGGTCGATGAGTGGACACCGAAAATGCAGGGGAGAATGAATTAG
- the rpsI gene encoding 30S ribosomal protein S9 — MAATRYFATGKRKNATARVYLEPGEGKILVNGRPSDEYFPRQAWKYLLIQPFQLTETVGRYNAVATVHGGGLTGQAGALRHGISKALLEAIPQSRTALKKEGLLTRDPRVKERKKYGQKGARKRFQYSKR; from the coding sequence ATGGCGGCAACCCGTTATTTTGCCACAGGAAAGAGAAAGAACGCCACCGCGCGGGTTTATTTGGAGCCGGGAGAGGGGAAGATCTTGGTGAACGGCAGGCCGTCGGATGAGTATTTCCCCCGCCAAGCCTGGAAGTATCTCCTCATCCAGCCCTTCCAATTGACGGAGACGGTCGGACGATACAACGCCGTTGCCACGGTTCATGGCGGCGGACTGACCGGCCAGGCCGGCGCGCTCCGTCACGGCATCTCCAAGGCCCTCTTGGAAGCGATCCCCCAATCACGGACCGCTTTAAAGAAAGAAGGATTGCTCACCCGCGATCCGAGGGTCAAAGAGAGAAAAAAGTATGGGCAAAAGGGAGCCCGCAAGCGGTTCCAATATTCAAAACGGTAA
- the hemA gene encoding glutamyl-tRNA reductase: MNIVIVGLNHRTAPVEIRERFSISEKQIGEALYRLKSNPVIEEGLILSTCNRVEVCAMVKETTKGFEAIKNFLIHYQPGISPDVLTPCLYMYAAGDGLRHLFRVASSLDSMIIGEPQILGQIKDAFDQAILHKTTGVVLNKVFKKAISVAKRVRTETKIAENAVSISFAAVELARKIFGKLDRKSALLLGAGEMAELAARHFVGNGVQSVAIANRSYERSLELAKEFNGVPVKFEDFVAQMAESDIVLCSTGAPRYLIGVEEVSKVIAIRQNRPIFFIDISVPRNIDPAINKLDNVFLYDIDDLQLAVETNLRAREQEALKADQIIDEEIERFSRWFKSLDAVPMIVALRDRAEEIRKAEIEKIVGKLGPLTPAQREMLEGLTSSIVNKLLHSPLTVLKEEAHSTNGNMILEATRRLFHLEEVLSKLDEEKKVPPEEPL, translated from the coding sequence ATGAATATCGTGATCGTCGGTCTCAACCATCGCACCGCGCCGGTTGAAATTCGGGAGCGCTTTTCGATCTCCGAAAAACAGATCGGAGAGGCCCTCTATCGACTGAAGTCGAATCCCGTCATCGAGGAAGGCCTGATCTTATCCACCTGCAATCGGGTGGAAGTCTGCGCCATGGTCAAGGAGACGACGAAGGGTTTCGAAGCGATCAAAAATTTCCTGATCCATTACCAGCCGGGCATTTCCCCCGACGTCCTCACCCCTTGCCTCTACATGTATGCCGCCGGGGACGGTCTTCGCCACCTCTTCCGCGTCGCCTCCAGCCTCGATTCGATGATCATCGGAGAGCCTCAAATCTTGGGCCAGATCAAAGATGCCTTCGATCAAGCGATCCTCCATAAAACCACCGGGGTCGTTCTGAACAAGGTTTTCAAAAAGGCGATCTCGGTGGCGAAACGGGTCCGGACCGAAACGAAGATCGCCGAGAATGCCGTCTCCATCAGCTTCGCGGCGGTCGAGCTCGCGAGAAAAATTTTCGGGAAACTCGACCGGAAATCGGCCCTTCTGCTTGGCGCCGGTGAGATGGCCGAGTTGGCGGCGCGCCACTTCGTCGGCAACGGCGTCCAGTCGGTCGCCATCGCAAACCGGAGCTACGAGCGCTCCCTGGAGCTGGCGAAAGAGTTCAACGGCGTCCCGGTGAAGTTCGAAGATTTCGTGGCGCAAATGGCCGAATCGGATATTGTCCTCTGTTCCACCGGCGCCCCGCGCTACTTAATCGGGGTTGAAGAGGTCTCGAAGGTGATCGCCATCCGCCAGAACCGGCCGATCTTCTTCATCGATATCTCCGTGCCGAGGAACATCGACCCGGCGATCAACAAATTAGACAACGTCTTTCTCTACGATATCGACGATCTGCAGCTGGCGGTGGAGACCAACCTTCGCGCACGGGAACAAGAAGCGCTCAAGGCGGATCAGATCATCGACGAGGAGATCGAGCGCTTCTCCCGCTGGTTCAAGTCGCTCGATGCCGTTCCGATGATCGTCGCCTTAAGAGACCGGGCCGAAGAGATCCGCAAAGCGGAGATCGAAAAAATCGTCGGAAAGCTCGGACCGTTGACCCCGGCCCAACGAGAGATGCTGGAGGGGCTCACCAGCTCGATCGTCAACAAGCTCCTCCACAGCCCTCTGACCGTGTTGAAGGAAGAGGCCCACTCGACCAACGGCAATATGATTCTGGAGGCGACCCGAAGGCTCTTCCATCTCGAGGAGGTCCTCTCCAAGCTCGATGAGGAGAAGAAGGTCCCCCCCGAGGAACCGTTGTAA
- the pyrH gene encoding UMP kinase — translation MSDAKYRRVLLKVSGEVLAGDQGYGIDPKMLDTIAEEIKEIASMGVETAVVIGGGNIFRGIAGSAAGMERTSADYMGMLATVLNALALQNILEKKGVFTRVQSAIEMKELAEGYIRRKAIRHLEKKRVVIFAAGTGNPYFSTDTAAVLRAMEIGAEVILKGTKVDGVFDRDPMKDPAARKFSELTFFEVIEKGLKIMDSTAVTLCMDNNLPLIVFNVKEKENIRKVLTGERVGTIIRKSR, via the coding sequence ATGTCCGACGCCAAATATCGAAGAGTTCTCCTGAAAGTCAGCGGGGAGGTATTGGCGGGTGACCAGGGGTACGGGATCGATCCCAAGATGCTCGACACCATCGCCGAGGAGATCAAAGAAATCGCCTCGATGGGGGTTGAGACGGCGGTTGTGATCGGCGGCGGAAACATCTTTCGGGGCATCGCCGGGAGCGCCGCGGGAATGGAGCGGACCTCGGCCGATTACATGGGGATGTTGGCGACCGTTCTTAATGCGCTTGCTCTCCAGAATATCCTCGAAAAGAAGGGGGTCTTCACCCGCGTTCAGTCGGCGATCGAGATGAAAGAGCTGGCCGAGGGATACATTCGAAGAAAGGCAATCCGTCATTTGGAAAAAAAACGGGTGGTCATCTTCGCGGCCGGGACCGGCAATCCTTATTTTTCGACCGATACGGCGGCGGTGCTCCGAGCGATGGAAATCGGCGCCGAAGTAATCTTAAAGGGAACCAAGGTCGACGGTGTCTTCGACCGGGACCCGATGAAAGATCCGGCGGCCCGCAAGTTCTCCGAGCTGACCTTCTTCGAGGTGATCGAGAAGGGATTGAAGATCATGGATTCCACCGCGGTGACTCTTTGCATGGATAATAATCTTCCGCTGATCGTCTTCAACGTTAAAGAAAAAGAAAACATCCGCAAGGTCCTCACCGGCGAGCGTGTGGGAACGATTATTAGAAAGTCGCGATGA
- the argJ gene encoding bifunctional glutamate N-acetyltransferase/amino-acid acetyltransferase ArgJ: protein MEQIEGGITAVDGFTAAGTFAGIKKMEKPDLALIFSESVCNVAGVFTKNRFQAAPLLLDRKHLRKKKGRVIIANSGNANAFTGARGGRDAGAMAEAAARALNVPIASVYVASTGVIGEFLPIEKITGAVPRLALQLSRNGGRAAAEAIMTTDTFPKEVAFTGKVGREEVRVGGIAKGSGMIHPNMATMLAFLATDVAMEPRLLQEALRQAVDRSFNRTTVDGDTSTNDMVLCFASGQRGKEIRSKGTAYGQFVVLLEAACLSLAKMIVRDGEGATKLIEIKITGARSDSAARRIAESIACSSLVKTAFFGEDANWGRIVAAIGNAGVPVDPEQVDLSFGPVALVRKGVYQGKDAESKVAVLLKQKEIELTVHLHSGRGRADFWTSDLSLDYVKINAAYRS, encoded by the coding sequence ATGGAACAGATTGAAGGGGGGATCACCGCCGTCGACGGCTTTACGGCGGCAGGAACATTTGCCGGGATCAAGAAGATGGAGAAGCCCGATCTCGCATTAATCTTCTCCGAGAGCGTCTGCAACGTGGCGGGGGTCTTTACCAAGAACCGATTCCAAGCCGCCCCGCTTCTGCTCGATCGAAAGCACCTTCGAAAGAAAAAGGGCCGGGTGATCATCGCCAACAGCGGCAACGCCAATGCCTTCACGGGGGCGCGGGGCGGCCGGGATGCAGGAGCGATGGCCGAGGCGGCGGCGCGGGCATTGAATGTCCCGATCGCGTCGGTCTACGTCGCCTCGACCGGGGTCATCGGCGAGTTCCTGCCGATCGAGAAGATCACCGGCGCGGTTCCGCGGTTGGCCTTGCAGCTTTCGCGAAACGGCGGCCGCGCGGCGGCGGAAGCGATTATGACGACCGATACCTTTCCGAAAGAGGTCGCCTTCACCGGGAAGGTCGGTCGAGAAGAGGTCCGGGTCGGTGGGATCGCCAAGGGTTCCGGAATGATCCATCCGAACATGGCGACGATGCTTGCCTTCTTGGCGACCGATGTAGCGATGGAGCCCCGTCTGCTTCAGGAGGCGCTCCGGCAAGCGGTCGATCGTTCGTTCAACCGCACCACCGTCGACGGCGACACCAGCACGAACGACATGGTCCTCTGTTTCGCCAGCGGACAGCGGGGAAAAGAGATCCGATCCAAGGGGACGGCCTACGGCCAGTTTGTCGTCCTGTTGGAGGCGGCCTGCCTCTCGCTTGCCAAGATGATCGTCCGGGACGGGGAGGGGGCGACGAAGCTGATCGAGATTAAGATCACCGGCGCCCGGAGCGATTCGGCGGCCCGACGGATTGCCGAGTCGATCGCCTGCTCCAGTCTGGTCAAAACCGCCTTTTTCGGAGAGGATGCCAACTGGGGACGGATTGTTGCGGCCATCGGCAATGCCGGAGTTCCGGTCGATCCGGAGCAGGTCGATCTTTCCTTCGGCCCGGTGGCGCTCGTCCGTAAGGGGGTCTACCAAGGAAAGGATGCGGAATCGAAGGTGGCGGTCCTCTTGAAACAAAAGGAGATTGAATTGACGGTTCACCTCCATTCCGGCAGGGGTCGCGCCGACTTCTGGACATCCGATCTCAGCCTCGACTATGTCAAGATCAATGCGGCGTACCGGAGCTAA
- a CDS encoding bifunctional nuclease family protein gives MNIPLKVHAVVSDPNTEAQIVILKDEQNVELLPIWVGTTEGNAIRFALEGIVPQRPLTHDLLRDLLTHLSIQMEKIVIHDLNNNTYFATLYLVHRRTSEQEGTGSGEFTIDARPSDAIALALRAGVPIYVTEEVLRKKSSENLDEWLERLKPKDFGSYNA, from the coding sequence ATGAATATCCCACTGAAAGTGCACGCGGTGGTCTCCGATCCGAATACGGAAGCACAGATCGTCATCTTAAAGGATGAACAGAACGTGGAGCTTCTTCCGATTTGGGTGGGGACGACCGAAGGAAACGCGATCCGATTTGCGCTGGAAGGGATCGTCCCGCAGCGTCCTCTCACACATGATCTTCTGCGAGACCTGTTGACCCATCTGAGCATTCAGATGGAAAAGATCGTCATTCATGATCTCAACAACAATACCTATTTCGCGACCCTTTATCTGGTGCATCGGCGGACATCGGAGCAAGAGGGAACAGGCTCCGGAGAGTTTACGATCGATGCCCGACCGAGCGACGCCATTGCGTTGGCCCTTCGCGCCGGGGTTCCGATCTATGTCACCGAAGAGGTGCTCCGAAAGAAGTCGTCGGAAAATTTGGACGAGTGGCTCGAAAGACTCAAACCGAAAGATTTCGGCTCCTACAATGCGTGA